The Fusobacterium pseudoperiodonticum DNA window AAGTAGAGGTCCTATAAAAAAAGGAGATTACTCTGGTAAGATAGTATGTACTCTAACTAATTTAACTCCAATTTCTATTGGTTCAGAAAAAAGTACAGAATTTATAAAGTTTAAAGATAAATATGTTATTCCAGCTAGTTCATTAAAAGGAGAAATAAGAAATATAGTAGAAATTTTAACAACTAGTTGTATAAAAAATATAAAGGAGAAACATCTATATAAGAAAATTCCAGAAAAATTCAAACCTTGTAAAAATACAGAGCATTTATGTTTTGCTTGTAGATTATTTGGAAGTACTGGAAATGATATGGAAGAAATGTCAGTTAGCCAAAATTCATATAGAGGAAGAGTTTTCTTTTCAGATGCAGTAATAAATAAAAATGTAAATACTCTTACATTATCTTTCCTTTTAGGAGGTCCAAGAGTAGAAGAAGGAGAACCTGCAATGAGAAGATTCTATACTACTCCTAGTGGAAAAATAAGAGGAAGAAAGTTTTTCTGGCATCAAAAGAAATTATTTAGTAAAAACAATTTAACCGGAGATTTTCCTCAAAGTTCTAAAAAGGTTATGTCAACAGTTTCTTGTATAGATATAAATCATGAATTCAAGTTTGAAGTTCACTTTGAAAAACTAACGGCTGAAGAATTGGGAGTATTAGTTTATGCATTGGAACTTGAAAAAGGATTATTACATAAATTTGGAAGAGCTAAAGCATATGGATTTGGTAGTTGTGAAATTAAAGTAAAAGATATATTATTAGATAATATTGATAAATATCAAAGTTTTATACCTTCTAGTATAAAGGACATTAAGTTCTTAGATGATATTAAGAAAAAATATATTAACTCAACTAAAAACCATATAAACGAACTAAAAGCTATATTAGCTCAAGTAAATAAAGTTAGCTTAGGATATCCTAAACCATTCCCTGATAGAAATGCTTTAAATAAATTTAAAGGGAAAACTTTACCAAAGATTTTAGAATATAAATAAGGAAAAACGGATTAATGGCTAATATAAAAAAAGATTACAAAGATAATGTAGTGATATTATCTAATGTAACAGAAATAAATGATACAAACTACTGGAAAATTACTCAAATTGAAAGAGAATCTGTTGAGAAGAATATAGAATTTATCAATATAAAAGTTTCAATTAGTGATAAAAAAACTATATTCTTCTTAATGGAGAATGCTTTTACTATCAAAAGCAGAGAAGGAAACTTCTATATATTTGAGAAAAAGTGTCAAAATATAAAAAGTTTAAGACTTTCTCTAACAGGTGAATGCAATTATCAGTGTTTCTTTTGCCATGGAGAAGGTTCAAAAATGGGGGATAAAAGAGAAGAAAATTCAAAAGAAGAAATGTATTCTCTTATAAAAGAAGCTATAAAAAATAATTATACTGATATAACTTTCACTGGAGGAGAACCTCTTCTAAAATTAGATGATATTATCTGGTATTTAAATAAACTTAGTGAGGATAATTTAAAGCCATATATAACTATAGTGACAAATGGCTCTTTAATTGAAGATAGATTACTAGATGCTATAGAAAATTATGTTGGAGAGAACAGAGAAATTTTTAAGTTCAATTTCTCTATGCATTCTTTAAAGAATGAAGTATATTTAGATATAGTTAGACCTGTTATAAAAGCTATTCCCACAGATAAAAATAATCTTTTAGAACTAGTTAAAGAGAATATAAAGAAAATTAAAGCAAGAAATTTAATAGTAAAGTTAAACTTTGTTTTATTAAAAAATAAGAATACTGATAAAAAAGATATTGAAGAAATATTAGATTTTGCCTATGAAAATAAAGTAGACTATGTTAAATTTTTGGAACTTTTAGTAACAGAAGATTTAATAAAAAAAGATATGTATAAATTTTATCTGACATTGGATACTCTTCTTGATGAATGGAAAAATGAATTAGTTTTCTATAAGAGAACTACCAGAAGAGATGAATATCTATATAAAGGTGAAACGAAGGTTGAATTGCAACAATGTATCTGTATGGAAGGTTGTGCTAAGTGTTTAATTAATACCAGTGTATTTTTAACTTCTGAATCAAAATATTTCCCTTGTTTTTTAAAACCTGAGAAAGTTTTAAATGTAGACTCAAATGAATTAATTTCTAAAATAGCAGAAGGGACAGAATATGTAAAAGAATTAGGAAGAGAATATGGAAATGGCTCTCCTATTCTTGTAAGAAATAAGAAACATGTGGAAGAGAAAGAAGAGTATTACTACATTTCTAAAAAAGCTTTTACAGAAAAAGAAATTGAAAATATTTTAGAGGAGTATTCATATAAAATAGGACCTAAGAGAAATTTTAAAGAAAAATATTTGAAAACTATTTCTATGGATAAAGAAGATTACTTTAAAGAAGGAAAAATATATAAATTCTATGAAAATAGTGAAGAAAAAGGCTTTGTAGAAACTTTACAAGAAATCAAATACATAGAAGAAAATAAAAAATTTCTAATTAAATTTTTAAATAAAAAAATAGGATATGAAGATAAGAAAATTTCAAAAGATAAAATGGATGATTATCTTAATTATTTGAAGGCTTTTAATCTAGAAGTGTTTTTAGAACTTGAATGGGATACTATTGAATATATAAAAGATTCAGCTTCAATAAGTCTAGGTTTGGCTAAGTTAAATAAAGATGACAAGAGAAAAATTACCTTTATGACTAAAGAAAAAATTAAAGATAAAGAAATCATTGAAAAGTTAGGACTTGTTGAGCTAGAAGAATTAGTTATAAAATATATAAGTAAGTAAAATGATAAAAAATTAACCAAATAAAAAACTCCATAATTCTAAATAAAGATAGAATTTTTGGAGTTTTTTTAGATGATAAAATTTTCTACTTTTCTATTTCAAAAGGTTTATATTTTTCTGGAGAATTACCTTCAAGAGCTTCTATCAAAAGATGTATTTGATACTCAAGAGCTCTTCTATAGCTTATTTTATGACAAGTACCTATTATATTTCCAGTTTCTTCCTTTAGTAATTTTCCAAACTCTGTTAAAAAAAGAATTCGAGCTTCTTCTTTTAATAAAACTGCTCCAGTTTCTTCATTGGTCTCAAAATCATTAATAGTTATTTTTTTAGTTTTTAGTAATTTAAATGCTAAAGCATCTACTAAAATAGTTCTCCATTCTTCCATTAAATCTGAGCAAAGACAAGGTATGCCTTCTTCATCAGAAGCAAAAAATCCAATATAAGGATTAAGACCTTTAGAAAGAATAAGATTTTGTATCTCATAGATTAGAAGACTATATCCAAAACTTAACATAGAATTAAATGGATCTTTAGGAGGCATTTTAACTCTTGTTGTAAAATTAAAATCATCTCCAAGAAAATAAGAAAGCCCTGTGAAATAAAAGGTATTCATTTTTTCAATAATAAGATTTAATTCTTCTATATTTTGAGCCTTGTCAATATCATTTAATAAAGTTAATATTCTAGTAGAATAAATAGTAGCTGCAGGCTCTTTAGCGGAAGCATTTTCTGTAAATAGTAAACTTCTTTGATTTTTTATTTTAGCTTTTATGAGTATTTTTGAAAGCTCTAAACAAAATTCTTTATCTTCACTTTTTCTAAACTGTAATTTTTGTCTTTTTATATCTACATGATTAGTAGGTTCTAAACTCCCAAAGTAGTTTCCCTCATTAGATAAAAAAGTTACAGGAATACCTTTTTTTAAAGTATTTTGAATGCAGGAAATAGTTAATTGAACATCTCCAAATATAACAATTCTATCTAAATTCTCAGTAGAAATCTCTTTTTTTCCATTTCTTTTAGGATCGTATATAAGTACTAAACTATTATTAGCATAATCTAATATAGAACCTTGGTTATAAATGTATAAATTAGCACTCATATTCTCCCCCCTATATTCTTAAAAAGTCATCAAGTATGATAACTTCCTCAGCATCAATTACATCTTCTGTATCCTTAGATATTTCTTTTAATTTAAGTATAGTTTCTAAAAGATCACATAGACCAATCAAACATATTTCATATTCTTTTTCTTTAAAAAAAGCTTCAATTTTTTCTAATTCAACATTATTTTCATAATAATTTTTTATAACTAAATTATTAATCTTAGATAAAAAATCTTCTCTTATATATTTATCGAATAAAGAAAGATAATGTTTTTTACAAGCATCTAAAGAGAAAATAATCGTTCTTCTAGGAGTTTCATTTTCTTGATAAGATTTTATAGATTTCAACATATTTTTAATAAAAATAAAATCATTCTCAATATCTTCAATTTCAACATCTTTGAATAAATCTTCAATTTCCCATGATAATGCTTTAGCTAAATCTGGAATTTTTTTAGTAGATGGATACATTTTATCAGATTCAATCTTTTCGATGTAACTTCTATTAGGGTAATTAGCTAATTTAGCTAAGTCATTAGTATCTAAGCCTAAATTAATTCTTCTTTTTTGAATATTTTTACCAAATGTAATCATTTTAAACCCCCTCAAAAAACATAATCGACTCTATAAAAATATATATCATTTTTTAAAATAAATGTCAATTAATATAAGTATAAAAAAATCACTATTACAGTGATAATTTTAATGAAAACCTTGTTATAAGTGGAATACCTTCAATACTGCAGCAGTTGCTATGCTTGGAATTTCAAGAATTGTGTTTTAAACCTTGTTATAAATGGAATACCTTCAATACTCAATACTTTCGGTAGAGTGACATATTCATTAAGAGATTCAATGTTTTAAACCTTATTATAAATGGAATACCTTCAATACGACGAAGACGAAGAAGACACACTTCAAGCTGATAAAGTTTTAAACCTTATTATAAATGGAATACCTTCAATACAGCAAAGTCAGAAGCTGTGCTTTAATAAAAATGTATAAGTTTTAAACCTTATTATAAATGGAATACCTTCAATACTTAAGACTGTTGTCCAAGTCAATAAGACTTGGAAGAAGTTTTAAACCTTATTATAAATGGAATACCTTCAATACTTGAAATGGAGGTGAGAAACTTTTATCAAAAAAATGTGTTTTAAACCTTATTATAAATGGAATACCTTCAATACTGGAGACTCAGACATCGTAGTTTTCTTGGAAAGAACGTTTTAAACCTTGTTATAAATGGAATACCTTCAATACCGAAGTTGATTTCTATTCTCAAGTAGGAAATCGTATGTTTTAAACCTTGTTATAAATGGAATACCTTCAATACAAAAGGGCTAGATGTTAGCTACTATGAAAATGGTAAGTTTTAAACCTTGTTATAAATGGAATACCTTCAATACTGTAGGAGGTGATTTATATGAGAAAAGATTTACTAAAGTTTTAAACCTTATTATAAATGGAATACCTTCAATACAATTATAACAAAGAATCTAGTAAAATGATCTGGGAGTTTTAAACCTTATTATAAATGGAATACCTTCAATACAAAATCTGTACATCCATTGTGGGCAAATGATTATTTTGGGTTTTAAACCTTGTTATAAATGGACTGCCTTCAATACAGAAAAAGAAGGTTATATAGTAAATGTCTTTTTCTTGTTTTAAACCTTATTCTACTGGATTTCTAAAATGTAGTAATTGGTAGCATAAATAAATTGATCAAGTATATTAATTTAAAAATTTTATTAAAAATCTTATATAAAAAAGGACTTTCTTTCAATTCTTATTATAGCATACTCTGCTAAAAAATCTAACACTATTTTCTAATAAATAATTAACAATAAAAAATAAACCTAAAAAAGATTCATTTCAATAAAAATTTAAAAACCTTGTTCTAATTGGACTGCCTTCAATACAAACTCCTTATTGGTATGCAATGGCGGCTATTCCTGCTATGTTTTAAACCTTGTTATAAATGGAATACCTTCAATACTTATATATATGTTGACAGTGAAGATGGATATTACCAGTTTTAAACCTTGTTATAAATGGATCATAATCATTAAGATTTCTTCGCCAGATTCACTGATAACTTGTTTTAAACCTTGTTATAAATGGACAGCCTTCAATACAATAAGCCAAGAGCTTATTCAAGGATTAGATAAGAATATGTTTTAAACCTTATTATAAATGGAATACCTTCAATACGGTAAACATGATTGTTTTAAGACTCATATTGATGTGTTTTAAACCTTATTATAAATGGAATACCTTCAATACTTAGAGCTGAATTAGCAATTAAAGAAAACCAAGATAAAGTTTTAAACCTTGTTATAAATGGAATACCTTCAATACAAAGTGATTTTAGGTTGGTCAGATGGGATTTATTTAGGTTTTAAACCTTGTTATAAATGGAATACCTTCAATATCAGGTATAGTAATTGTATCTGTCGGAAGGATCTTGTATGAGTTTTAAACCTTATTATAAATGGAATACCTTCAATACCTGCTACGGATTTAGATTTAAAACTGGTAGAGAAGAAGTTTTAAACCTTGTTATAAATGGAATACCTTCAATACAAAGTGATGCTAGAGAATTAAAGAATGCATATATGTCGTTTTAAACCTTATTATAAATGGAATACCTTCAATACAGAGATATGCAAGAGATAATAGAAAAAATAGGTGTGTTTTAAACCTTATTATAAATTGAATACCCTCAATACTTCAGAAAAAACGACATATAATTCCGAAATAGAACAAGTTTTAAACCTTGTTATAAATGGAATACCTTCAATACAATCAAAAGAAATGAATGTTGGAGATTGGTATTACGTTTTAAACCTTGTTATAAATGGAATACCTTCAATACTCTGACTACTATTTCTTGGATATAACAAAAGAGTAGTTTTAAACCTTATTATAAATGGAATACCTTCAATACCTTCTAAAACAGCTATCAAAAAATCAATATTATTAGGTTTTAAACCTTATTATAAATGGAATACCTTCAATACTATCTAACGAAATGGGAAAATATATTACTGTTAGGTTTTAAACCTTATTATAAATGGAATACCTTCAATACAGAAAAACCCAAGAGTTTCTTATGTATCTGTTTTAGAGTTTTAAACCTTGTTATAAGTGGAATACCTTCAATACAGAAGTCCTTATAAAGAGACTTAAGTCTCTTGCATGTTTTAAACCTTGTTATAAGTGGAATACCTTCAATACTTAAAAGAATACATTGATTTCAACTCATATGATGAGTTTTAAACCTTGTTATAAGTGGAATACCTTCAATACTTGACTTAGAATATCATCAAGATATAAATGAGTTCGTTTTAAACCTTATTATAAATGGACTACCTTCAATACTAGAATTAGATATAGCTGCTAAATCTAAAAATATGTTTTAAACCTTATTATAAATGGAATACCTTCAATACAGTAAAAAAGGAACAAGAATTTAATGATAATATCGAGTTTTAAACCTTATTATAAATGGAATACCTTCAATACCACAAATGAGGATATTAATTAAATTAATACGTGGGAGTTTTAAATCTTATTATAAATGGAATACCTTCAATACTATGAGGAAGACTGTTATAGTAAAATAAACAAGTCTAAGTTTTAAACCTTATTATAAATGGAATACCTTCAATACTTTTAGGAGCAGCAGTTTATCAATATAAAAAGGAGTTTTAAACCTTATTATAAATGGAATACCTTCAATACAGAAGTAGAAAGATTAAATACTTTAGAGTTTGAATTGGTTTTAAACCTTATTATAAATGGAATACCTTCAATACTACGATTCATGTTCAGAAGGATGTCCTGAATAAAAGTTTTAAACCTTATTATAAATGAAATACCTTCAATACGTCTACTATTGCAATTATAAGACTAGGAGAGTTAATGTTTTAAACCTTATTATAAATGGAATACCTTCAATACTAAATTAAATGAATTACAAGTATTTTTTAAAACTTGTAAGTTTTAAACCTTATTATAAATGGAATACCTTCAATACCAATGCATGGTTTTACGGTGCGTTGAACCTTAAAGCAGTTAAGTTTTAAACC harbors:
- a CDS encoding RAMP superfamily CRISPR-associated protein, which translates into the protein MAMKDAKIEKIDETSFKLDKESKSFTITKKFKSLNLKVGDPVKYEIKGPNINIEKGPEETKKDGNGGGKTGFGVGYGHKTTEIKADMSQFIYPFNFVSLGDENEIEESRGPIKKGDYSGKIVCTLTNLTPISIGSEKSTEFIKFKDKYVIPASSLKGEIRNIVEILTTSCIKNIKEKHLYKKIPEKFKPCKNTEHLCFACRLFGSTGNDMEEMSVSQNSYRGRVFFSDAVINKNVNTLTLSFLLGGPRVEEGEPAMRRFYTTPSGKIRGRKFFWHQKKLFSKNNLTGDFPQSSKKVMSTVSCIDINHEFKFEVHFEKLTAEELGVLVYALELEKGLLHKFGRAKAYGFGSCEIKVKDILLDNIDKYQSFIPSSIKDIKFLDDIKKKYINSTKNHINELKAILAQVNKVSLGYPKPFPDRNALNKFKGKTLPKILEYK
- a CDS encoding helix-turn-helix domain-containing protein, yielding MITFGKNIQKRRINLGLDTNDLAKLANYPNRSYIEKIESDKMYPSTKKIPDLAKALSWEIEDLFKDVEIEDIENDFIFIKNMLKSIKSYQENETPRRTIIFSLDACKKHYLSLFDKYIREDFLSKINNLVIKNYYENNVELEKIEAFFKEKEYEICLIGLCDLLETILKLKEISKDTEDVIDAEEVIILDDFLRI
- a CDS encoding radical SAM protein, encoding MANIKKDYKDNVVILSNVTEINDTNYWKITQIERESVEKNIEFINIKVSISDKKTIFFLMENAFTIKSREGNFYIFEKKCQNIKSLRLSLTGECNYQCFFCHGEGSKMGDKREENSKEEMYSLIKEAIKNNYTDITFTGGEPLLKLDDIIWYLNKLSEDNLKPYITIVTNGSLIEDRLLDAIENYVGENREIFKFNFSMHSLKNEVYLDIVRPVIKAIPTDKNNLLELVKENIKKIKARNLIVKLNFVLLKNKNTDKKDIEEILDFAYENKVDYVKFLELLVTEDLIKKDMYKFYLTLDTLLDEWKNELVFYKRTTRRDEYLYKGETKVELQQCICMEGCAKCLINTSVFLTSESKYFPCFLKPEKVLNVDSNELISKIAEGTEYVKELGREYGNGSPILVRNKKHVEEKEEYYYISKKAFTEKEIENILEEYSYKIGPKRNFKEKYLKTISMDKEDYFKEGKIYKFYENSEEKGFVETLQEIKYIEENKKFLIKFLNKKIGYEDKKISKDKMDDYLNYLKAFNLEVFLELEWDTIEYIKDSASISLGLAKLNKDDKRKITFMTKEKIKDKEIIEKLGLVELEELVIKYISK
- the cas1 gene encoding CRISPR-associated endonuclease Cas1, producing the protein MSANLYIYNQGSILDYANNSLVLIYDPKRNGKKEISTENLDRIVIFGDVQLTISCIQNTLKKGIPVTFLSNEGNYFGSLEPTNHVDIKRQKLQFRKSEDKEFCLELSKILIKAKIKNQRSLLFTENASAKEPAATIYSTRILTLLNDIDKAQNIEELNLIIEKMNTFYFTGLSYFLGDDFNFTTRVKMPPKDPFNSMLSFGYSLLIYEIQNLILSKGLNPYIGFFASDEEGIPCLCSDLMEEWRTILVDALAFKLLKTKKITINDFETNEETGAVLLKEEARILFLTEFGKLLKEETGNIIGTCHKISYRRALEYQIHLLIEALEGNSPEKYKPFEIEK